The proteins below come from a single uncultured Dethiosulfovibrio sp. genomic window:
- a CDS encoding Rho termination factor N-terminal domain-containing protein translates to MRYRALCDCLDRRQRYHRKGDVVEFSDPSLVSRWFEPVRDDPGILLSTTQEELLPRLLPVKDADNVDLEELTKKDLVHVAETRYGLDLPSRMNKDEMIQAIEEAKKGRG, encoded by the coding sequence ATGCGATACAGGGCTCTTTGCGATTGTCTGGATAGGCGGCAACGCTATCACAGGAAGGGCGACGTTGTGGAATTCAGCGATCCTTCCTTGGTCTCTCGATGGTTTGAGCCAGTGAGAGACGATCCCGGAATTCTCCTTTCGACGACTCAGGAGGAGCTTTTGCCGAGACTGTTGCCGGTCAAGGATGCCGACAACGTAGATCTGGAAGAACTGACAAAGAAGGATCTTGTCCATGTGGCTGAGACTCGGTATGGGTTGGATTTGCCATCGAGGATGAACAAAGACGAGATGATACAGGCTATAGAGGAAGCGAAGAAGGGGAGAGGTTGA
- a CDS encoding Bbp16 family capsid cement protein, translated as MILDDKLVLADGQAPTTVAVHDTESIIDFGAYGDPAYPMTLVVRVDTTVASSGAATVSFGLATSEDNSTYETLWTSGAQAKAALVAGTEIRIPVPTGMKRYCKGVITVAVAALTAGKFDIFMVPSAQTNVANV; from the coding sequence ATGATATTGGATGACAAACTGGTCCTGGCAGATGGACAGGCTCCGACTACCGTCGCTGTCCATGACACGGAGAGCATCATAGACTTCGGTGCCTATGGAGATCCGGCTTACCCGATGACTCTTGTAGTTAGAGTGGACACCACAGTAGCGTCCTCAGGAGCGGCTACGGTGTCCTTCGGACTGGCCACATCAGAGGATAACAGCACATATGAGACCCTCTGGACGTCGGGAGCCCAGGCAAAGGCCGCTCTCGTGGCCGGCACAGAGATACGCATTCCGGTTCCCACGGGGATGAAGCGTTATTGCAAGGGAGTTATCACCGTAGCGGTAGCGGCTCTAACCGCCGGTAAGTTCGATATTTTTATGGTGCCGTCCGCTCAGACCAACGTGGCCAACGTGTAG